GGTCCGTGCCATAAAGACGTTTTAGAAAACGTAATTGAACGATTGTCGGCGAAGGATGTAAGCAATCCCCTGGCATCCCCGTTAGAGGTCCGATTTCCTGAATAGTGGGGATTTGCGTTTAAAACCCAGCCCTCATTATCATAATAACTGGTGTGAGTGTTAGCACTCATTTTCAGTGAGTGCTAATAGCAATACACAATACCATTTCCATCAAGGAGGGGTACCAGTTGATTAAGCCGCTAGGAGATCGTGTGGTGGTCAAGCCTCTGCCGATGGAGGAGCGCACCAAGGGTGGGATCGTGCTCCCCGACACGGCCAAGGAAAAGCCTCAGAAGGGCGAGGTCGTCGCCGTCGGCCCGGGCCGGCTGCTGGACAACGGTCAGCGGGTGGCCATCGACCTCAAGGCCGGTGACAAGGTTCTCTACTCCAAGTATGCCGGTAACGAGGTCAAGATCGACGACGTCGAATACCTCATCCTGCGCGAGACCGATATCCTGGGTATTATCGAATAAAGCTGAAGGAGGTTCTTTTCAGTGGCTGGTAAAGAGATCGTCTATCGCGAAGACGCCCGTGCCGCGATGGAG
This portion of the Thermoanaerobacterales bacterium genome encodes:
- the groES gene encoding co-chaperone GroES; the encoded protein is MIKPLGDRVVVKPLPMEERTKGGIVLPDTAKEKPQKGEVVAVGPGRLLDNGQRVAIDLKAGDKVLYSKYAGNEVKIDDVEYLILRETDILGIIE